AGGGCCTCGGCCACGTCGTCCTGCCCACGACGAACGCCGAGGACGCCTACGACTTCTACACCCAGGTGCTGGGCTTCCGGTCGCGCGGTGCCTTCCGGCTGCCGCCGGGCATGCCGGGCGCCGCCCCCGACGCCCGGCTCTTCCTGCGCTTCCTGTCCTGCAACGAGCGCCACCACGCCCTCGCCCTGGCCCCGTGGCCGCAGGACAACGGGATCATCCACTTCATGGTCGAGGTGGAGGAGCTCGACGACGTCGGCCGAGCGCTGGACCGCCTGCAGAAGCGGAAGTTCCCGCTGTCGTCGACGCTCGGGCGCCACACCAACGACCAGATGGTGTCGTTCTACGTCGCGACCCCGAGCGGCTTCGACATCGAGCTGGGCTGCTTCGGCCTGCGGGTGTCGGAGACCGACTACGTCGCCGAGGACATCACCAAGGACAGCGTGTGGGGCCACCGCTGGGGCGGTGGTGCATCGTGACCGTCGTGGAGCACAGCATCGACCCTGCGGTCGAACCTGCCGAGATGCGCCGGGTCATGGGTCACTTCGCCTCGGGCGTGACGATCGTGACCGGGCTCGACGACGGCGAGCCGGTGGGCTTCGCCTGCCAGTCCTTCACCTCGGTGTCGCTCGACCCGCCGCTGGTGCTCTTCTGCCCGGCCCACACCTCCTCGACCTGGCCCCGCATCCGCGCCGCCGGCGCCTTCAGCGTCAACGTGCTCGCCGAGGACCAGACCGAGCTGTGCCTGCGCTTCGCGACCAGCGGCGGTGACAAGTTCGCCGGGCTCGACTGGCACGAGACGCCCTGGGGCCCGTCGCTCGACGGTGTCCTCGCGACGGTGCACTGCACGGTCGAGGCGGTCCATCCCGCCGGCGACCACGACGTCGTCATCGGCAGGGTGCGCGAGCTCGTCACCCACCGCGAGGTCGGGCCGCTGCTGTTCTTCAAGGGCTCCTTCG
The Mycobacteriales bacterium genome window above contains:
- a CDS encoding VOC family protein; the protein is MGASLNAVGLSGVHSLGYLVVETTDLDRWRELAVDVLGMVVGKGPDPAALYLRIDDRPYRVVVHPGTTDRLVTVGWEVRDRETWRAVVRQLEDSGAPVKVASGAEADERRVQELVFTEDPSGTSLEVFHGASLVHDKLSTTYGARFLTGGQGLGHVVLPTTNAEDAYDFYTQVLGFRSRGAFRLPPGMPGAAPDARLFLRFLSCNERHHALALAPWPQDNGIIHFMVEVEELDDVGRALDRLQKRKFPLSSTLGRHTNDQMVSFYVATPSGFDIELGCFGLRVSETDYVAEDITKDSVWGHRWGGGAS
- a CDS encoding flavin reductase family protein is translated as MRRVMGHFASGVTIVTGLDDGEPVGFACQSFTSVSLDPPLVLFCPAHTSSTWPRIRAAGAFSVNVLAEDQTELCLRFATSGGDKFAGLDWHETPWGPSLDGVLATVHCTVEAVHPAGDHDVVIGRVRELVTHREVGPLLFFKGSFGLES